The DNA region GCTCCAGGCGTGCCGGTGCTGTGCGGAGATGGGCGCGGCGAGGCCGCGGCGCAGGTTCTCCAGGGTGCCGCGTTCGCTGAACCCCGCGCCGCGGAACGGGCCTTCGTCGAGGTCGGCGATCCACTGGTGCCAGGCCGCCTCGACGTGCGCGACGGTGAGCGCGGAGCCGTGCCGGGCGAGCAGGAGCCCGGAGAAGATGGCGTACTCGGTGTCGTCCGTGCCCGCAGGATGCTCGACCACGTACCCCGTGATGCGGCCCCAGCGGCGCCGGATCTCGGAGGGCAACATGTTCTCCGCGGGCGCGCCGAGCGCGTCGCCGACGGCGAGGCCGAGCATCGCCCCGCGGGCCCGCTCGCGCAGTCCGCCGGCGTCACCGGGGGCCGGGACCGAGGGAACACATGCGACCGATGCCATGCCGTGCCTCCCTGTCACGCTGACTGCCGGGTTGCAGTGCGTTGGACCATCCCTGCCACGCGACGGCACTCATGTGAGCATCCGTGCGCTCAGCGTCACCCCTTCGGCATGCCGGGGGCGTCGTGCGAGGGGGGCCGTGGGAGGGGTCGCCGAGGCGCGTTTTCGCAGGTAAGTACGGCCTTCCTTGCTGGCGGGCAAGATTTTTCGCGCGTACTTTCGAGGGTGTCCGAGGGGGAGGGGCCGGAGCCGGAGTGCTCTGTACCGGGGTGACGTGTGCCCCCGTCCACGTGTGTGCCCCCATTCGAGTGGGAGGAGCTGTTTTCCGTCATGGCGATCATTGAGGCCGAGGCCCCGCTGCACGAGGCGCACCGGGACAACCACACCCACCGCGATGTCAACGGCGGCTGGCTGCGCCCCGCCGTCTTCGGCGCCATGGACGGTCTGGTGTCCAACCTGGCCCTGATGACCGGTGTCGCGGGCGGGGCGGTGTCGCGGGAGACCATCGTCATCACCGGCCTCGCGGGGCTCGCGGCCGGCGCGTTCTCGATGGCCGCGGGCGAGTACACCTCCGTCGCCTCGCAGCGCGAGCTGGTCGAGGCCGAACTGGACGTGGAGCGACGGGAGTTGCGCAAGCACCCCCAGGACGAGGAGCGGGAGCTCGCCGCGCTGTACGTGTCGCGCGGCGTCGAGCCGAAGCTCGCCGGTGAGGTCGCCCGGCAGCTGTCCAAGGACCCCGAGCAGGCCCTGGAGATCCACGCCCGCGAGGAGCTGGGCATCGACCCGGGGGATCTGCCCTCGCCCCTCGTAGCCGCGGTGTCTTCCTTCGGCGCCTTCGCGCTGGGCGCGCTGCTGCCCGTACTGCCGTATCTGCTCGGGGCCAGTGCCCTGTGGCCCGCGCTGGTCCTCGCGCTGGTCGGGCTCTTCGCGTGCGGTGCGGTCGTGGCGAAGGTGACCGCGCGGTCGTGGTGGTTCAGCGGGCTGCGGCAGTTGGCTCTGGGAGGCGCGGCCGCGGGTGTGACGTACGCCCTGGGCAGCCTGTTCGGAACGGCCGTAGGATAGGCGGCCGTGCAGGTGTATGCAGGATTCTGCATAAGTAGTCGTTACCGTGCGGTTTCGATTCCTTGACCGCTGGGCATGAGCCGTAAGCGCTGCGGGCAATGAGGCTCCCGGCGCTCCGGACCCCCGCGGCCACCGATCTGTCCGCTCCGGGTCCCCTCCCCGGCCGCTCTTGACCCCCAGAGCGTGTCCACATGTTGGAATGAAGTATCCGCTTTTCGAGAAGCGGTCCATCATGTAACCTGCACGAAATTTAGCCAGGGCCAACGTCGTCCCTATCGCCGCTCGCGCCCCCGGAGCCCCAGTCGCCCGGGAGGTCGCCCCCATCACGACGACGGGAGTGCCGATGCGTTCCGACGCCTGGTCGCCCATGGACGGTCGCCCCGTCCCGCAAGGGATGTACGACCCCCGTAATGAGCACGACGCCTGTGGTGTCGGCTTCGTGGCCACCCTCACCGGTGAGGCGAGCCATGAGCTCGTCGAGCAGGCGCTGACCGTACTGCGCAATCTCGAACACCGCGGCGCCACCGGTTCCGAGCCCGACTCCGGCGACGGCGCCGGCATCCTGCTCCAGGTCCCGGACGCGTTCCTGCGCGAAGCGGCCGGTTTCAGCCTCCCCGAGGCGGGCGCGTACGCCGTCGGCATCGCCTTCCTGCCGCAGGAATCCACCGCCGAATCCGTCTCGAAGATCGAGACGATCGCCGCCGAAGAGGGCCTGACCGTGCTCGGCTGGCGCGAGGTCCCCGTCGCCCCGACGCTGCTCGGCGCCACCGCCCGCTCGACGATGCCGGTCTTCCGCCAGCTGTTCGTCGCTGGGGGCACCTCCCGGACGGAGCCTGGGGGAGGCGAGAGCAGCGGGCTCGCCCTCGACCGCAAGGCGTTCGTGCTGCGCAAGCGCGCCGAACGCGAGGCGGCCACCTACTTCCCCTCGCTCTCGGCCCGCACGATCGTGTACAAGGGCATGCTGACCACCGGCCAGCTGGAGCCCTTCTTCCCGGACCTGTCCGACCGCCGCTTCGCCACGGCCATCGCGCTCGTCCACTCGCGCTTCTCCACCAACACGTTCCCGAGCTGGCCGCTCGCGCACCCCTACCGCTTCGTCGCGCACAACGGCGAGATCAACACCGTGCGGGGCAACCGCAACTGGATGCGTGCCCGCGAGTCGCAGCTGGCCAGCACGGTGTTCGGCGGCGGCGACGGCACGGAGAAGCTGGAGCGGATCTTCCCGGTCTGTACGCCGGACGCCTCCGACTCCGCCTCCTTCGACGAGGTCCTCGAACTGCTGCACCTCGGCGGCCGCTCGCTGCCGCACTCGGTCCTGATGATGATCCCGGAGGCCTGGGAGAACCACGGCTCCATGTCGCCGGACCGCCGCGCCTTCTACCAGTTCCACGCCACGATGATGGAGCCCTGGGACGGCCCGGCCTGCGTCACCTTCACCGACGGCACCCAGGTCGGCGCGGTCCTCGACCGCAACGGCCTGCGCCCCGGCCGCTACTGGGTCACCGACGACGGCCTGGTCGTCCTCGGCTCCGAGGTCGGCGTCCTCGACATCGACCCGGCGAAGGTCGTCCGCAAGGGCCGCCTGCAGCCCGGCCGGATGTTCCTCGTTGACACCGCCGAGCACCGCATCGTCGAGGATGACGAGATCAAGTCCGCCCTCGCCGCCGAGAAGCCGTACGCGGAGTGGCTGGAGGCCGGCGAGATCGAGCTGTCCGACCTGCCCGAGCGCGAGCACATCGTGCACACGCACGCCTCCGTCACGCGCCGCCAGCAGACCTTCGGCTACACCGAGGAGGAGCTGCGCATCCTGCTCGCCCCGATGGCCAAGACCGGGGCCGAGCCGATCGGCTCGATGGGCACGGACACGCCGATCGCCGCGCTCTCCGAGCGCCCGCGGCTGATCTTCGACTACTTCACCCAGCTGTTCGCGCAGGTCACCAACCCGCCCCTGGACGCAATCCGCGAGGAGCTCGTGACCTCGCTGCGCTCCTCGCTCGGCCCGCAGGGCAACCTCCTCGACCCCACCGCGGCCTCCTGCCGCAGCGTCACGCTGCCCTTCCCGGTGATCGACAACGACGAGCTGGCCAAGCTCATCCACATCAACGCCGACGGCGACATGCCCGGCATGAAGGCCGCGACGCTCTCCGGCCTGTACCGGGTCGGCGGCGGCGGTGACGCCCTGACCGCCCGCATCGAGGAGATCTGCGCCGAGGCCGACGCCGCCATCGAGGCCGGCGCCCGCCTGATCGTGCTCTCCGACCGGCACTCCGACGCCGAGCACGCCCCGATCCCCTCGCTCCTGCTCACCGCGGCCGTCCACCACCACCTCATCCGCACCAAGCAGCGCACCCAGGTGGGCCTGCTCGTCGAGGCGGGCGACGTGCGCGAGGTGCACCACGTCGCGCTGCTCATCGGCTTCGGCGCGGCGGCCGTCAACCCGTACCTGGCGATGGAGTCCGTCGAGGACCTGGTGCGCGCGGGCACGTTCCTGGACGCCGATGAGAACGGCGGGGCCGAACAGGCCATCCGTAACCTGATCCTCGCCCTCGGCAAGGGCGTCCTGAAGGTGATGTCCAAGATGGGCATCTCCACGGTCGCCTCCTACCGCGGCGCCCAGGTCTTCGAGGCCGTCGGCCTGGAGGAGGCCTTCGTCGAGAAGTACTTCAACGGCACCGCCTCCAAGATCGGCGGCGTCGGCATCGACGTCATCGCCCAGGAGGTCGCCGCCCGCCACGCCAAGGCCTACCCGGCCTCCGGCGTGCCGTCCGCGCACCGCGCCCTGGACATAGGGGGCGAGTACCAGTGGCGCCGCGAGGGCGAGCCGCACCTGTTCGACCCCGAGACGGTCTTCCGCCTCCAGCACTCCACGCGCAGCCGCCGCTACGACATCTTCAAGCAGTACACGGACCGCGTGAACGAGCAGTCCGAGCGCCTGATGACGCTCCGCGGGCTCTTCGGCTTCAAGAGCGACCGGCCCTCGATCCCCATCGAGGAGGTCGAGCCGGTCTCCGAGATCGTCAAGCGCTTCTCCACCGGCGCCATGTCGTACGGATCGATCTCCCGCGAGGCGCACGAGACCCTCGCCATCGCCATGAACCAGCTGGGCGGCAAGTCCAACACCGGTGAGGGCGGCGAGGACGCCGACCGCCTCTACGACCCGGCGCGCCGCTCGTCCATCAAGCAGGTCGCCTCCGGCCGCTTCGGCGTGACCAGCGAATACCTGGTCAACGCCGACGACATCCAGATCAAGATGGCCCAGGGCGCCAAGCCCGGCGAGGGCGGCCAGCTCCCCGGCCACAAGGTCTACCCGTGGGTGGCCAGGACCCGGCACTCCACGCCGGGCGTGGGGCTCATCTCCCCGCCGCCGCACCACGACATCTACTCCATCGAGGACCTCGCCCAGCTCATCCACGACCTGAAGAACGCCAACCCGCAGGCCCGCATCCACGTGAAGCTGGTCTCCGAGGTCGGCGTCGGCACGGTCGCCGCGGGCGTCTCCAAGGCGCACGCGGACGTGGTGCTCATCTCCGGCCACGACGGCGGCACCGGCGCCTCGCCGCTCACCTCGCTGAAGCACGCGGGCGGCCCCTGGGAGCTCGGCCTCGCCGAGACCCAGCAGACCCTGCTCCTCAACGGCCTGCGCGACCGCATCGTCGTGCAGACCGACGGCCAGCTGAAGACCGGCCGTGACGTGCTCATCGCCGCGCTGCTCGGCGCCGAGGAGTTCGGCTTCGCGACCGCGCCGCTCGTCGTGTCCGGCTGCGTCATGATGCGCGTCTGTCACCTGGACACCTGCCCGGTCGGCATCGCCACGCAGAACCCGACGCTGCGCGAGCGCTTCAGCGGCAAGGCCGAGTACGTCGTCAACTTCTTCGAGTTCATCGCGCAGGAGGTCCGTGAACTCCTCGCCGAGCTGGGCTTCCGCTCCATCGAGGAGGCCGTCGGGCACGCCGAGCTCCTCGACACCGAGCGGGCCGTGAACCACTGGAAGGCCCAGGGCCTGGACCTGGAGCCGCTGTTCCACGTCCCGGACCTGCCCGGCGGCGCCGTGCGCCACCAGGTCGTCGCCCAGGACCACGGCCTGGAGAAGGCCCTCGACAACGAGCTGATCAAGCTCGCGGCGGACGCGCTCGCCGCGGACTCCCAGGCGGACGCCCAGCCGGTCCGCGCCCAGGTCGCGATCCGCAACATCAACCGCACGGTCGGCACCATGCTCGGCCACGAGGTGACGAAGAAGTTCGGCGGCGCGGGCCTGCCCGACGACACCATCGACATCACCTTCACCGGCTCCGCGGGCCAGTCCTTCGGCGCCTTCGTGCCGCGCGGTGTCACCCTGCGCCTGGAGGGCGACGCCAACGACTACGTCGGCAAGGGCCTGTCCGGCGGCCGGATCGTGGTCCGCCCCGACCGCGGCGCCGACCACCTCGCCGAGTACTCCACCATCGCGGGCAACACCATCGCCTACGGCGCCACCGGCGGCGAGCTGTTCCTGCGCGGCCGCACCGGTGAGCGGTTCTGCGTGCGCAACTCCGGCGCCCTCGTGGTGTCCGAGGGCGTGGGCGACCACGGCTGCGAGTACATGACCGGCGGCCACGCCGTCGTCCTCGGCGAGACCGGGCGCAACTTCGCGGCCGGCATGTCGGGCGGCATCGCGTACGTCATCGACCTGGACCGCGACAACGTCAACGCCGGGAACCTGGCGGCCGTCGAGCCCCTCGACGACACCGACAAGCAGTGGCTGCACGACGTCGTGCGCCGCCACCAGGAGGAGACGGGCTCCACCGTCGCCGAGAAGCTGCTCGCGGACTGGGACACGTCCGTGGCCCGCTTCAGCAGGATCATCCCCAGCACGTACAAGGCAGTGCTCGCCGCCAAGGACGCCGCCGAGCGAGCCGGACTCTCCGAGTCCGAGATCACCGAGAAGATGATGGAGGCGGCGACCAATGGCTGATCCCAAGGGCTTTTTGAACCACGGCCGCGAGGTCGCCGAGACCCGCCCGGTCCCCGAGCGGCTGCGGGACTGGAACGAGGTCTACGTCCCCGGCTCGCTGCTCCCGATCATCTCCAAGCAGGCCTCGCGCTGCATGGACTGCGGCATCCCGTTCTGCCACAACGGCTGTCCGCTCGGGAACCTCATCCCCGAGTGGAACGACTACGCCTACCGCGAGGACTGGTCCGCCGCCTCCGAGCGGCTGCACGCCACCAACAACTTCCCGGAGTTCACCGGGCGGCTGTGCCCCGCGCCGTGCGAGGCGGCCTGCGTCCTCGGCATCAACCAGCCCGCCGTCACCATCAAGAACGTCGAAGTCTCCATCATCGACAAGGCGTGGGAGACCGGTGACGTGGCGCCGCAGGCACCGGAGCGCCTGTCCGGCAAGACCGTCGCCGTCATCGGCTCGGGCCCCGCGGGCCTCGCCGCCGCCCAGCAGCTCACCCGCGCCGGGCACACCGTCGCGGTGTACGAGCGCGCCGACCGCATCGGCGGCCTGCTCCGCTACGGCATCCCCGAGTTCAAGATGGAGAAGCGGCACATCAACCGCCGCATCGAGCAGATGCGCGCGGAGGGCACCAAGTTCCGCACCGGCGTGGAGATCGGCCGCGACATCGACGCCGCGAAGCTGCGCAAGCGCTACGACGCCGTGGTCATCGCCGCCGGCGCCACCACCGCCCGTGACCTGCCCGTCCCCGGACGCGAGCTCAAGGGCATCCACCAGGCGATGGAGTACCTGCCGCTCGCCAACAAGGTGCAGGAGGGCGACTACGTGACCACGCCCGTCTCCGCCGAGGGCAAGCACGTCGTCGTCATAGGCGGCGGCGACACCGGCGCGGACTGCGTGGGCACCGCCCACCGCCAGGGCGCCGCCTCCGTCACCCAGCTGGAGATCATGCCCCGGCCGGGCGACGAGCGGTCCGCTGCCCAGCCCTGGCCGACCTTCCCCATGCTCTACAAGGTCACCTCGGCCCACGAGGAGGGCGGCGAGCGGGTCTACTCCGTCTCGACCACCCACTTCGAGGGCGACGAGGACGGGAACGTGCAGTTCCTGCACCTGGTCGAGGTCGAGTTCGTGGACGGCAAGCTCAACCAGAAGCCGGGCACGGAGCGGCGCATCCCCGCCCAGCTCGTCACGCTGGCCATGGGCTTCACGGGCACGGACCGCGAGAACGGCATGGTCGAGCAGTTCGGGCTCGAACTCGACGCGCGCGGGAACGTCGCCCGTGACGGCGAGTTCCAGACCAACGTCCCCGGTGTGTTCGTCGCCGGTGACGCCGGGCGCGGCCAGTCGCTCATCGTGTGGGCGATCGCCGAGGGACGCTCGGCCGCGCGCGGGGTGGACCGGTTCCTCACCGGTGCGAGTGATCTTCCCTCGCCCATTCGCCCGACCGACCGGGCGCTGACGGTGTAGTCCGTACGGCCCCTCACACGTCCCGTACAACGGCGTACGGAACTGGCGCGACGCCTGCCTTGTCCCCGACCGGACACTGGGTGGGCGTCGCGTTCTTTTGTGCGCCCCGTGCCCGGCGCGTCCACCGGAATTGCGTCATGCGCAACGCCGATTGCAAGCCGTAGCGCACCGCGCAACGGTGATTACGGTTCGGCCGCTTCGCCGAAAGGGTCTAGACCGCCCACACTCTGTGTGACCAGAATCGCTCTCACCACAGGAACCTGAAGGGGGCCGGCATGAAGCGACGTGTCATCGCGGCAGGTTGTATCGCCTTGGCGCTCGGTCTGACCGCAACCGCGTGCGGTGGCGATGACGGCGGCGACAGCGGCGACAACGGCGGCAAGGTCGACGGCAAGGGCAAGACGCTCACCGTGTGGATCATGGAAGGCACCAACCCCGATCCCCGGCCCTTCTTCAAGGAGGTCGGCGCGGCCTTCGAAAAGAAGACCGGCGCCAAGATCAAGGTCGAGTACCAGCAGTGGGCGACCGCCCAGAAGAAGTTCACGACCGCGATCGAGGGCGGCGAGGACCAGGTCCCCGACGTCGCCGAGGTCGGCACCACCTGGGTGCCGCAGTTCGCCGAGACCGAGGCGCTCGTCGACGTCACGGACGACGTGAAGAAGTCCGGCCTGGCGGGCGACCTGGTCGAGGGACTGAAGGACGCGGGCACGCTGGACGGCAAGCAGTACGGCATGCCGTGGTACGCGGGCGTGCGGTCCATCGTCTACCGCAAGGACATCTTCGAGAAGCACAAGCTGAAGCCGCCGACGTCCTGGAAGGAGCTCCAGGCCACGGCGAAGACGCTGAAGGACAAGGAGCCGGGCCTGATCCCGTTCCCGGTGGCGGGCGGCGCGGAGATGTTCGCGACCCCCTTCATCTGGGGCGCGGGCGGTGACCTCGCCACCCAGGACGGCGACAAGTGGAAGTCCGT from Streptomyces flavofungini includes:
- a CDS encoding VIT1/CCC1 transporter family protein, coding for MAIIEAEAPLHEAHRDNHTHRDVNGGWLRPAVFGAMDGLVSNLALMTGVAGGAVSRETIVITGLAGLAAGAFSMAAGEYTSVASQRELVEAELDVERRELRKHPQDEERELAALYVSRGVEPKLAGEVARQLSKDPEQALEIHAREELGIDPGDLPSPLVAAVSSFGAFALGALLPVLPYLLGASALWPALVLALVGLFACGAVVAKVTARSWWFSGLRQLALGGAAAGVTYALGSLFGTAVG
- the gltB gene encoding glutamate synthase large subunit, whose amino-acid sequence is MYDPRNEHDACGVGFVATLTGEASHELVEQALTVLRNLEHRGATGSEPDSGDGAGILLQVPDAFLREAAGFSLPEAGAYAVGIAFLPQESTAESVSKIETIAAEEGLTVLGWREVPVAPTLLGATARSTMPVFRQLFVAGGTSRTEPGGGESSGLALDRKAFVLRKRAEREAATYFPSLSARTIVYKGMLTTGQLEPFFPDLSDRRFATAIALVHSRFSTNTFPSWPLAHPYRFVAHNGEINTVRGNRNWMRARESQLASTVFGGGDGTEKLERIFPVCTPDASDSASFDEVLELLHLGGRSLPHSVLMMIPEAWENHGSMSPDRRAFYQFHATMMEPWDGPACVTFTDGTQVGAVLDRNGLRPGRYWVTDDGLVVLGSEVGVLDIDPAKVVRKGRLQPGRMFLVDTAEHRIVEDDEIKSALAAEKPYAEWLEAGEIELSDLPEREHIVHTHASVTRRQQTFGYTEEELRILLAPMAKTGAEPIGSMGTDTPIAALSERPRLIFDYFTQLFAQVTNPPLDAIREELVTSLRSSLGPQGNLLDPTAASCRSVTLPFPVIDNDELAKLIHINADGDMPGMKAATLSGLYRVGGGGDALTARIEEICAEADAAIEAGARLIVLSDRHSDAEHAPIPSLLLTAAVHHHLIRTKQRTQVGLLVEAGDVREVHHVALLIGFGAAAVNPYLAMESVEDLVRAGTFLDADENGGAEQAIRNLILALGKGVLKVMSKMGISTVASYRGAQVFEAVGLEEAFVEKYFNGTASKIGGVGIDVIAQEVAARHAKAYPASGVPSAHRALDIGGEYQWRREGEPHLFDPETVFRLQHSTRSRRYDIFKQYTDRVNEQSERLMTLRGLFGFKSDRPSIPIEEVEPVSEIVKRFSTGAMSYGSISREAHETLAIAMNQLGGKSNTGEGGEDADRLYDPARRSSIKQVASGRFGVTSEYLVNADDIQIKMAQGAKPGEGGQLPGHKVYPWVARTRHSTPGVGLISPPPHHDIYSIEDLAQLIHDLKNANPQARIHVKLVSEVGVGTVAAGVSKAHADVVLISGHDGGTGASPLTSLKHAGGPWELGLAETQQTLLLNGLRDRIVVQTDGQLKTGRDVLIAALLGAEEFGFATAPLVVSGCVMMRVCHLDTCPVGIATQNPTLRERFSGKAEYVVNFFEFIAQEVRELLAELGFRSIEEAVGHAELLDTERAVNHWKAQGLDLEPLFHVPDLPGGAVRHQVVAQDHGLEKALDNELIKLAADALAADSQADAQPVRAQVAIRNINRTVGTMLGHEVTKKFGGAGLPDDTIDITFTGSAGQSFGAFVPRGVTLRLEGDANDYVGKGLSGGRIVVRPDRGADHLAEYSTIAGNTIAYGATGGELFLRGRTGERFCVRNSGALVVSEGVGDHGCEYMTGGHAVVLGETGRNFAAGMSGGIAYVIDLDRDNVNAGNLAAVEPLDDTDKQWLHDVVRRHQEETGSTVAEKLLADWDTSVARFSRIIPSTYKAVLAAKDAAERAGLSESEITEKMMEAATNG
- a CDS encoding glutamate synthase subunit beta — encoded protein: MADPKGFLNHGREVAETRPVPERLRDWNEVYVPGSLLPIISKQASRCMDCGIPFCHNGCPLGNLIPEWNDYAYREDWSAASERLHATNNFPEFTGRLCPAPCEAACVLGINQPAVTIKNVEVSIIDKAWETGDVAPQAPERLSGKTVAVIGSGPAGLAAAQQLTRAGHTVAVYERADRIGGLLRYGIPEFKMEKRHINRRIEQMRAEGTKFRTGVEIGRDIDAAKLRKRYDAVVIAAGATTARDLPVPGRELKGIHQAMEYLPLANKVQEGDYVTTPVSAEGKHVVVIGGGDTGADCVGTAHRQGAASVTQLEIMPRPGDERSAAQPWPTFPMLYKVTSAHEEGGERVYSVSTTHFEGDEDGNVQFLHLVEVEFVDGKLNQKPGTERRIPAQLVTLAMGFTGTDRENGMVEQFGLELDARGNVARDGEFQTNVPGVFVAGDAGRGQSLIVWAIAEGRSAARGVDRFLTGASDLPSPIRPTDRALTV
- a CDS encoding sugar ABC transporter substrate-binding protein, translated to MKRRVIAAGCIALALGLTATACGGDDGGDSGDNGGKVDGKGKTLTVWIMEGTNPDPRPFFKEVGAAFEKKTGAKIKVEYQQWATAQKKFTTAIEGGEDQVPDVAEVGTTWVPQFAETEALVDVTDDVKKSGLAGDLVEGLKDAGTLDGKQYGMPWYAGVRSIVYRKDIFEKHKLKPPTSWKELQATAKTLKDKEPGLIPFPVAGGAEMFATPFIWGAGGDLATQDGDKWKSVINSPAAIKGIEFYTGLATKDKVSPAKVNTWTEKEVGDAWNKSQIAMAIGGNWTPKAITDANPKLKGKLGAVPIPGPTGGMSKSFLGGSYLSAFNTDKKELAWELVKLMTTGEFAAKWAKQTNYFPGQNSELKKIEAQKDPLVEPFAKQMIEAGATVPKTKAYGEIQASQVVTGMVQSILTGKSSVKEAADKAAKDMDKIFADDK